From the candidate division KSB1 bacterium genome, one window contains:
- a CDS encoding DUF2911 domain-containing protein, whose amino-acid sequence MRSIMKCSTALFFLASFAMVSFHATSGQAQLRNLPRVSPAASVTQRIGITDITIDYHRPGVKDRVIWGKLVPYNGRIPWRAGANDNTTITFTHDVTIENQQVPAGTYGVHMNPTEGEWTISFSKNHTSWGSFFYKPEEDAVRITVTPQKVEHTEWLNYGFEDLTDNSAVAYLRWEELKVPFKIEVDLHEIVLGSIRNELRTLPAFSWRGWHDAARYCLRNDIIDEEAMGWIDESVKREKNFNNLQVKSQLLAKADKPKESEDTMNQAVEMANQAQLNRYSRQLLGEDKTDKAIAMFKLNVKRHPKEWRVYDSLAEAYEKKGDRKAAMKNYKKALSKAPDDQKERIQNALAKIEGTN is encoded by the coding sequence ATGAGAAGTATCATGAAATGTTCAACTGCACTATTTTTTCTGGCCAGTTTCGCTATGGTGTCTTTTCACGCCACATCTGGCCAGGCTCAGTTAAGAAACCTGCCCAGAGTAAGCCCCGCAGCCTCTGTCACTCAGAGGATTGGCATAACCGATATCACCATCGACTACCATCGGCCCGGAGTTAAAGATCGGGTAATCTGGGGGAAACTGGTTCCTTACAACGGCCGGATTCCGTGGCGGGCCGGCGCGAATGACAACACCACCATTACTTTTACCCATGATGTGACTATCGAAAATCAGCAGGTTCCCGCAGGCACTTACGGCGTGCATATGAACCCGACCGAAGGAGAATGGACAATCTCCTTCAGTAAGAATCACACTTCCTGGGGGAGCTTTTTCTACAAACCAGAAGAAGATGCTGTCCGCATCACTGTCACTCCACAAAAAGTTGAGCACACCGAGTGGCTGAACTACGGTTTTGAAGACCTGACGGATAATTCTGCGGTGGCATACCTGCGATGGGAAGAGCTCAAAGTGCCCTTTAAGATTGAGGTCGACCTCCACGAAATTGTTCTCGGAAGTATTCGCAATGAACTGAGAACCCTGCCGGCTTTTAGCTGGCGTGGCTGGCATGATGCAGCCAGATATTGCTTGCGAAACGATATCATCGATGAAGAGGCGATGGGCTGGATCGATGAATCGGTTAAGCGGGAAAAGAACTTCAACAATTTACAAGTAAAATCTCAGCTGCTGGCAAAAGCTGACAAGCCCAAGGAATCGGAAGACACTATGAACCAGGCTGTAGAGATGGCCAACCAGGCTCAGCTCAACCGGTATAGCCGTCAGCTCCTCGGTGAAGACAAAACGGATAAGGCCATCGCGATGTTCAAGCTGAACGTGAAACGCCATCCGAAAGAGTGGAGAGTTTATGACAGTCTTGCCGAAGCATACGAGAAAAAAGGGGACCGCAAGGCAGCGATGAAAAATTACAAGAAAGCTCTCAGTAAGGCTCCCGACGACCAGAAAGAACGGATCCAAAACGCCTTAGCCAAAATTGAAGGTACGAACTAA